From the genome of Clarias gariepinus isolate MV-2021 ecotype Netherlands chromosome 28, CGAR_prim_01v2, whole genome shotgun sequence, one region includes:
- the shisa7b gene encoding protein shisa-6 isoform X2 yields MPFAAILCFFLFLDHVLFTVAVSSERHSANGRPLLLLLRGWGKGSPPPILKGKAKEAAAIAVEPDVAEIPAKPLPQIMLPRNMTADALKPPLGAAQVAPPPRRLVDVDVCRGYYDVMGQFDNTFNCTKGTYIYCCGTCYYRFCCEHQRNRLNQDGCTNYNSPIWANTQVPATQPPSRSDPDFDPLQQQSNNTVYVIGGVISFTLVVAIGVKVAFRKVSRRPRNRDLNMPRALVDILRHQSSPVQQSERNNSTTITSSKAALGRQAKNHYTPVIQSKDNRKRVPRMNNAQLTSPGPLMSSKTNNTGHHLTFSHSFHDLAQLPPAYEAVMKPDINRYSSLKRLEKDLDDYTSYYTSKRRANDTPPSFHSSQHQLHWGGDYTLGARGTLPLHTSRPQVHVPTSACTPNPYPLPQSPYSPTFTTVSQPPRRVMSQDQLLALGEGNTLSYLSKNQQHQYYKAMATSKSSNSKALRKSHERLLLSPEEGMMGSALGDYGGMMSHLSHQKKTQSQQNVCVTPLLDRHHMIKMNSHPTSGCEPEFTSIVGHGHGTGTLGGWGDGHGSGGAAGSIGQSTRRMAFAAKRQNTIEQLHFLPGAGGGSQALWTGSKNEVTV; encoded by the exons ATGCCGTTTGCtgccattttgtgtttttttctttttttggaccATGTGCTATTCACAGTGGCGGTTAGTTCGGAACGCCACTCGGCCAATGGCAGGCCACTGTTGCTTCTGTTGCGAGGTTGGGGCAAAGGAAGCCCGCCCCCTATACTGAAAGGGAAGGCGAAGGAGGCGGCGGCCATTGCAGTGGAACCAGACGTAGCTGAGATCCCTGCAAAGCCTCTTCCTCAGATCATGCTCCCTCGCAATATGACAGCCGATGCCCTGAAACCGCCGCTAGGGGCTGCGCAGGTGGCACCGCCGCCGCGCCGTCTGGTGGATGTCGACGTATGCAGGGGATACTACGATGTAATGGGACAGTTTGACAACACCTTTAACTGCACGAAGGGCACTTACATCTACTGCTGCGGCACTTGCTACTACCGCTTCTGCTGTGAGCATCAGCGCAACCGGCTGAACCAGGACGGATGCACCAATTACAACTCGCCCATCTGGGCCAACACACAGGTGCCTGCCACTCAGCCCCCAAGCCGTTCGGATCCAGACTTTGACCCTTTGCAGCAGCAGAGCAACAATACAGTTTATGTCATTGGTGGGGTCATCTCTTTCACGTTGGTCGTGGCCATCGGGGTGAAGGTGGCTTTTCGCAAGGTCTCCCGTAGACCCAGGAACCGAGACCTCAACATGCCCAG GGCACTCGTTGATATATTGCGTCATCAGTCCAGCCCGGTACAGCAGAGTGAGAGGAACAACAGCACCACCATCACCTCCAGCAAAGCCGCTCTGGGCCGGCAGGCTAAAAACCATTACACACCCGTCATCCAGAGCAAAGACAACCGGA AGCGTGTACCACGGATGAACAACGCCCAGCTGACCTCACCAGGACCGCTGATGTCCAGCAAGACCAACAACACGGGCCATCATTTAACCTTCTCTCATTCCTTTCACGACCTGGCCCAGCTCCCTCCGGCATATGAAGCTGTTATGAAGCCTGATATTAATCGTTATTCCTCCCTCAAGAGACTAG AAAAAGATCTGGACGATTACACAAGTTATTATACCTCAAAAAGACGAGCCAACGACACGCCACCTTCCTTCCACTCCTCCCAGCATCAACTGCATTGGGGCGGTGATTACACTTTAGGGGCAAGGGGTACGCTGCCTTTACACACATCCCGACCCCAAGTACATGTACCTACCTCTGCGTGCACACCAAATCCTTACCCTTTACCCCAGTCACCGTACAGTCCTACCTTTACGACAGTAAGCCAGCCTCCACGCCGAGTGATGTCTCAAGACCAACTGCTGGCCTTGGGGGAGGGAAACACCCTGTCTTACTTGTCGAAGAACCAGCAGCACCAGTATTACAAAGCCATGGCCACCAGCAAGAGTTCCAACTCAAAGGCACTGAGGAAGTCCCACGAACGCCTCCTGTTGTCGCCTGAGGAAGGAATGATGGGAAGCGCATTGGGTGACTACGGAGGGATGATGTCTCACCTCAGCCACCAAAAGAAAACGCAGTCCCAGCAGAACGTCTGCGTGACCCCGTTACTTGACCGACACCACATGATCAAGATGAATTCGCACCCGACATCCGGCTGTGAACCGGAGTTCACATCCATTGTCGGGCATGGCCATGGAACCGGCACTCTGGGGGGTTGGGGGGACGGTCATGGTTCTGGCGGCGCTGCCGGATCGATAGGCCAAAGTACCCGCAGGATGGCGTTTGCTGCAAAGCGGCAGAACACCATCGAACAGCTGCACTTTCTCCCCGGGGCGGGCGGAGGAAGTCAGGCACTTTGGACAGGAAGTAAAAATGAAGTCACGGTGTGA
- the shisa7b gene encoding protein shisa-6 isoform X1, producing the protein MPFAAILCFFLFLDHVLFTVAVSSERHSANGRPLLLLLRGWGKGSPPPILKGKAKEAAAIAVEPDVAEIPAKPLPQIMLPRNMTADALKPPLGAAQVAPPPRRLVDVDVCRGYYDVMGQFDNTFNCTKGTYIYCCGTCYYRFCCEHQRNRLNQDGCTNYNSPIWANTQVPATQPPSRSDPDFDPLQQQSNNTVYVIGGVISFTLVVAIGVKVAFRKVSRRPRNRDLNMPRALVDILRHQSSPVQQSERNNSTTITSSKAALGRQAKNHYTPVIQSKDNRIGKHNIIQSGSSPKHTATIERVPRMNNAQLTSPGPLMSSKTNNTGHHLTFSHSFHDLAQLPPAYEAVMKPDINRYSSLKRLEKDLDDYTSYYTSKRRANDTPPSFHSSQHQLHWGGDYTLGARGTLPLHTSRPQVHVPTSACTPNPYPLPQSPYSPTFTTVSQPPRRVMSQDQLLALGEGNTLSYLSKNQQHQYYKAMATSKSSNSKALRKSHERLLLSPEEGMMGSALGDYGGMMSHLSHQKKTQSQQNVCVTPLLDRHHMIKMNSHPTSGCEPEFTSIVGHGHGTGTLGGWGDGHGSGGAAGSIGQSTRRMAFAAKRQNTIEQLHFLPGAGGGSQALWTGSKNEVTV; encoded by the exons ATGCCGTTTGCtgccattttgtgtttttttctttttttggaccATGTGCTATTCACAGTGGCGGTTAGTTCGGAACGCCACTCGGCCAATGGCAGGCCACTGTTGCTTCTGTTGCGAGGTTGGGGCAAAGGAAGCCCGCCCCCTATACTGAAAGGGAAGGCGAAGGAGGCGGCGGCCATTGCAGTGGAACCAGACGTAGCTGAGATCCCTGCAAAGCCTCTTCCTCAGATCATGCTCCCTCGCAATATGACAGCCGATGCCCTGAAACCGCCGCTAGGGGCTGCGCAGGTGGCACCGCCGCCGCGCCGTCTGGTGGATGTCGACGTATGCAGGGGATACTACGATGTAATGGGACAGTTTGACAACACCTTTAACTGCACGAAGGGCACTTACATCTACTGCTGCGGCACTTGCTACTACCGCTTCTGCTGTGAGCATCAGCGCAACCGGCTGAACCAGGACGGATGCACCAATTACAACTCGCCCATCTGGGCCAACACACAGGTGCCTGCCACTCAGCCCCCAAGCCGTTCGGATCCAGACTTTGACCCTTTGCAGCAGCAGAGCAACAATACAGTTTATGTCATTGGTGGGGTCATCTCTTTCACGTTGGTCGTGGCCATCGGGGTGAAGGTGGCTTTTCGCAAGGTCTCCCGTAGACCCAGGAACCGAGACCTCAACATGCCCAG GGCACTCGTTGATATATTGCGTCATCAGTCCAGCCCGGTACAGCAGAGTGAGAGGAACAACAGCACCACCATCACCTCCAGCAAAGCCGCTCTGGGCCGGCAGGCTAAAAACCATTACACACCCGTCATCCAGAGCAAAGACAACCGGA TTGGGAAACACAACATAATCCAGTCTGGGTCTAGCCCCAAACACACAGCTACTATAG AGCGTGTACCACGGATGAACAACGCCCAGCTGACCTCACCAGGACCGCTGATGTCCAGCAAGACCAACAACACGGGCCATCATTTAACCTTCTCTCATTCCTTTCACGACCTGGCCCAGCTCCCTCCGGCATATGAAGCTGTTATGAAGCCTGATATTAATCGTTATTCCTCCCTCAAGAGACTAG AAAAAGATCTGGACGATTACACAAGTTATTATACCTCAAAAAGACGAGCCAACGACACGCCACCTTCCTTCCACTCCTCCCAGCATCAACTGCATTGGGGCGGTGATTACACTTTAGGGGCAAGGGGTACGCTGCCTTTACACACATCCCGACCCCAAGTACATGTACCTACCTCTGCGTGCACACCAAATCCTTACCCTTTACCCCAGTCACCGTACAGTCCTACCTTTACGACAGTAAGCCAGCCTCCACGCCGAGTGATGTCTCAAGACCAACTGCTGGCCTTGGGGGAGGGAAACACCCTGTCTTACTTGTCGAAGAACCAGCAGCACCAGTATTACAAAGCCATGGCCACCAGCAAGAGTTCCAACTCAAAGGCACTGAGGAAGTCCCACGAACGCCTCCTGTTGTCGCCTGAGGAAGGAATGATGGGAAGCGCATTGGGTGACTACGGAGGGATGATGTCTCACCTCAGCCACCAAAAGAAAACGCAGTCCCAGCAGAACGTCTGCGTGACCCCGTTACTTGACCGACACCACATGATCAAGATGAATTCGCACCCGACATCCGGCTGTGAACCGGAGTTCACATCCATTGTCGGGCATGGCCATGGAACCGGCACTCTGGGGGGTTGGGGGGACGGTCATGGTTCTGGCGGCGCTGCCGGATCGATAGGCCAAAGTACCCGCAGGATGGCGTTTGCTGCAAAGCGGCAGAACACCATCGAACAGCTGCACTTTCTCCCCGGGGCGGGCGGAGGAAGTCAGGCACTTTGGACAGGAAGTAAAAATGAAGTCACGGTGTGA